From the genome of Haemophilus parainfluenzae, one region includes:
- a CDS encoding DUF3137 domain-containing protein: MNTPKEIEGIRFLGLEKLDEERLAIKSLINKWIIMLCVGLFFLIGTIGNGYLLSTALILGVLIYSFRHLFFKYKRFIAEFKTRVINTIVQEFGFQFNADRGLNIGDFLSIYDSGPATFRSEDLIFGEFNQTEVEICDFSAFNMSLKEKSVKALGAQNFQGILFKATFPKELTHWVYVCDKKEAGLRKEGEIALMDNPSFNRYFDVFTEDQILARYALSPKLMERFCGLKEKFNCPISMVLRNREVIIALNLGKNSFEPSFEKSLLEDNTIRDYISSIKGFTDMVKELGLNNHIWK, translated from the coding sequence ATGAATACACCAAAAGAAATTGAAGGGATTCGTTTTCTGGGATTAGAAAAGTTAGATGAGGAACGTTTAGCCATAAAATCCCTCATCAATAAATGGATTATTATGCTATGCGTTGGGTTATTTTTCCTCATTGGAACGATAGGGAATGGGTATCTATTAAGTACAGCATTGATCCTTGGTGTGCTCATTTATTCTTTTCGTCATTTATTTTTTAAATATAAGCGTTTTATCGCAGAATTTAAAACTCGCGTGATTAATACAATTGTCCAGGAATTTGGTTTCCAGTTTAACGCAGATAGAGGACTGAATATTGGTGATTTCCTCTCCATTTATGATAGTGGTCCCGCGACCTTCCGTAGTGAGGATTTAATCTTTGGTGAGTTTAACCAAACTGAAGTTGAAATCTGTGATTTTTCAGCATTTAACATGTCGTTGAAAGAGAAATCCGTTAAAGCATTAGGTGCTCAGAATTTCCAAGGCATTTTATTTAAAGCCACTTTCCCTAAAGAGCTGACTCATTGGGTTTATGTTTGTGATAAGAAAGAAGCAGGTTTAAGAAAAGAAGGTGAAATTGCCTTGATGGATAATCCGTCTTTTAATCGCTATTTTGATGTATTTACTGAAGATCAAATCTTAGCCAGATATGCTTTATCGCCTAAGTTAATGGAACGTTTTTGTGGATTGAAAGAGAAATTTAATTGCCCTATTTCGATGGTACTTCGTAACCGAGAAGTGATTATTGCGCTTAATTTAGGAAAGAATAGTTTTGAACCGTCCTTTGAAAAGTCATTGCTAGAAGACAATACGATTCGTGATTATATTTCGAGTATCAAAGGCTTTACAGATATGGTGAAAGAACTCGGGTTAAATAACCATATTTGGAAATAA
- a CDS encoding LemA family protein, which yields MMNIVVGIVLLSLAFTISMYNKLIKKRNQVSSVEASVDVQLKRRYDLLPNLVATAKEYMSHERSLLERIVTLRESAKSAHSTSEKFQLNNEISGLLRNLQVRLENYPDLKANQNLLQIQTTLSDVEEQISAARRTYNSAVEEYNNAVEMFPSNLIANLFNFQKGTFFDIPQNEAEVPNVGNLFKQ from the coding sequence ATGATGAATATAGTTGTGGGTATTGTCCTTCTCAGTTTAGCTTTCACTATTTCAATGTATAACAAACTGATTAAAAAACGTAATCAGGTGAGTAGTGTTGAAGCCAGTGTGGATGTTCAGTTGAAACGTCGTTATGATTTGTTGCCAAACCTTGTCGCCACCGCTAAGGAATATATGTCGCATGAGCGTAGCCTGCTTGAGCGTATTGTGACGTTACGTGAAAGTGCTAAATCAGCCCATTCTACAAGCGAGAAATTCCAACTCAATAATGAGATTTCGGGTTTATTGCGTAATTTACAGGTTCGTCTAGAAAATTATCCGGATCTCAAAGCCAATCAAAATCTTTTGCAAATTCAGACCACACTTAGTGATGTGGAAGAGCAAATCTCTGCAGCAAGACGTACTTATAATTCAGCAGTTGAAGAGTATAACAATGCTGTGGAAATGTTCCCGTCAAATTTAATTGCAAACTTGTTTAATTTCCAGAAAGGAACATTTTTTGATATTCCTCAGAATGAAGCTGAAGTGCCTAATGTGGGTAATTTATTTAAACAATAA
- the hybO gene encoding hydrogenase 2 small subunit: MQRSDGLFSALAEVSRRDFMKLCTALAATMGLSSKAGAEMTAALTEPKRPPVLWIGAQECTGCTESLLRATHPTVENLVLEMISLEYHETLSAAFGEQAEDNKHNAIKQYYGKYVLVVDGSIPVKDGGVYCMVAGKPIVEHIQEAAKGAAAIIAIGSCAAWGGVPSSGGNPTGASSLSEVLPKGTPVINIPGCPPNPHNFLATVAYILTYKKLPAMDKLNRPLFAYDRLIHENCYRRPHFDAGRFAKEYGDYGHRNGWCLYHLGCKGPETYGNCSTLEFCDVGGNNWPVGIGHPCYGCNEKGVGFTKGIFQLAGVENPTPRVEKPDVNNTEGSGATMTAIGLLGGAAAILAGVSVVTLRELSAQHKARSEAKAAEKEEHTGK, from the coding sequence ATGCAACGAAGTGATGGATTATTTTCTGCTTTAGCAGAAGTTTCCCGTCGGGATTTTATGAAGTTATGTACCGCACTTGCGGCGACTATGGGGTTAAGTTCAAAAGCGGGTGCAGAAATGACTGCTGCTTTAACCGAACCTAAACGTCCACCAGTATTATGGATTGGTGCGCAAGAATGTACGGGTTGTACTGAATCCTTGCTACGTGCGACCCACCCAACAGTAGAAAACTTGGTATTGGAAATGATTTCCTTAGAATACCACGAAACCCTTTCTGCAGCCTTCGGGGAACAAGCTGAAGATAATAAACACAATGCAATTAAACAGTATTATGGAAAATATGTTTTAGTCGTAGATGGATCTATTCCGGTAAAAGACGGCGGCGTCTATTGTATGGTAGCAGGCAAACCGATTGTAGAACACATCCAAGAAGCCGCTAAAGGGGCTGCCGCGATTATTGCGATCGGTTCTTGTGCGGCATGGGGTGGCGTACCTTCTAGCGGTGGCAACCCAACTGGCGCAAGCAGCTTATCTGAAGTCTTACCAAAAGGCACGCCAGTAATCAATATTCCTGGCTGTCCACCAAATCCACACAACTTCCTTGCAACTGTCGCTTATATTCTTACTTATAAGAAACTACCTGCAATGGACAAATTAAATCGTCCATTATTCGCTTACGATCGATTAATTCACGAAAACTGCTATCGTCGTCCGCACTTCGATGCAGGTCGCTTCGCTAAAGAATACGGTGATTACGGTCACCGCAACGGTTGGTGTTTATATCATCTTGGTTGTAAAGGGCCAGAAACTTACGGCAACTGCTCTACCTTAGAATTCTGCGATGTCGGCGGTAATAACTGGCCGGTCGGTATCGGGCACCCTTGCTATGGTTGTAACGAAAAAGGTGTCGGCTTTACCAAAGGTATTTTCCAATTAGCAGGCGTAGAAAATCCAACACCACGCGTTGAAAAACCAGACGTCAACAACACCGAGGGTTCAGGTGCAACCATGACAGCTATTGGTTTATTAGGCGGTGCAGCTGCAATCCTAGCAGGCGTGAGTGTTGTGACCTTACGCGAATTAAGCGCTCAACATAAAGCTCGTTCTGAAGCTAAAGCTGCAGAGAAAGAAGAACATACAGGTAAATAA
- the hybA gene encoding hydrogenase 2 operon protein HybA, with translation MDRRKFLKAGMLGGIASTLPVSNVQASEAVEPIPGALGMLYDSTLCVGCQACVAECQNVNHTPVNPKGDQTWSNNDKLTPFTRNVIQVWSDGDGTNKDKTENGYAYVKKQCMHCVDPNCVAVCPVQALTKDPKTGIVKYDPDICTGCRYCMVGCPFDVPKYDYDNPFGEISKCELCNQKGVERLDKGELPGCCHVCPTGAIIFGTREELLAEAKRRLSLLRGTEYDYPRQHVNSTDKYRATVPAYQYHIYGEKEGGGTQVLALSGVPFANLGLPDLDEVATGSRAAHLQHFLYRGLALPLVALAGLTFMTYKNMHGDKIAERIAAQKEAMRQARKEIEEAEDEHHE, from the coding sequence ATGGATAGACGAAAATTTCTAAAAGCGGGTATGCTTGGCGGAATCGCATCTACTTTGCCTGTATCAAATGTGCAGGCATCGGAAGCGGTTGAGCCTATTCCCGGTGCACTAGGAATGCTTTATGACTCTACCCTTTGTGTAGGTTGTCAGGCATGCGTGGCTGAATGTCAAAACGTGAACCACACACCCGTGAATCCAAAAGGTGATCAAACTTGGTCAAATAACGACAAACTCACACCGTTTACTCGTAACGTGATTCAAGTATGGAGTGATGGTGACGGCACAAATAAAGACAAAACCGAAAACGGTTATGCTTATGTGAAAAAACAATGTATGCATTGCGTTGACCCTAACTGCGTTGCCGTTTGCCCTGTTCAAGCACTCACCAAAGATCCAAAAACGGGTATCGTGAAATACGATCCCGATATTTGTACTGGTTGCCGTTATTGCATGGTGGGTTGTCCTTTTGATGTACCAAAATACGACTACGACAATCCATTCGGTGAAATCAGCAAATGTGAACTCTGTAACCAAAAAGGCGTTGAACGCCTAGACAAAGGTGAATTACCTGGTTGCTGTCATGTTTGTCCGACTGGTGCCATTATTTTTGGTACACGTGAAGAATTATTGGCGGAAGCAAAACGCCGTTTAAGCTTATTACGTGGTACTGAATATGATTACCCACGTCAACACGTCAATAGCACAGATAAATACCGTGCTACTGTGCCAGCATATCAATATCACATCTACGGTGAAAAAGAAGGTGGTGGTACACAAGTACTTGCCTTAAGTGGTGTACCTTTTGCTAACCTTGGTTTACCAGACTTAGATGAAGTCGCGACAGGTTCTCGTGCAGCGCATTTACAACACTTCTTGTATCGCGGTTTAGCATTGCCATTAGTCGCACTGGCTGGTTTAACCTTTATGACTTACAAAAATATGCATGGCGATAAAATCGCTGAGCGTATTGCAGCACAAAAAGAAGCCATGCGTCAGGCACGCAAGGAAATCGAAGAAGCGGAGGATGAGCATCATGAGTAA
- the hybB gene encoding Ni/Fe-hydrogenase cytochrome b subunit has protein sequence MSNPRPVGGRLVSAAILFFAPLAVLCVLLILKRLVFGIGSVTALNGGYPWGLWIAFDLLVGTGFACGGWALAWTVYIFNKGKYHALVRPALLASLFGYSLGGLSITIDMGRYWHLPYFYIPGQFNTNSVLFETAFCMTVYIIVVTLEFAPVWLGFFGLKKWFNKLNKIMFFIIALGALLPMMHQSSMGSLMIVAGHKVHPVWQSYEALPILSLLTAFIMGFSIVIFEGSLVKAGLAGKTPDERHLFTQLARVTAGLIFCFLAVRFGELIYHDKLQMVVGFDKLTKFEAWMFWMEVWLMVLPLLTLFLGEKKSDSRWLFISALSMLLGAALWRMNYSLIMYNPGNGYQYFPSAEELLISIGFVSIEVCAYILIIRLFPVLPVFKEKHTEDSEKIIAEKAAFSKKVSGAE, from the coding sequence ATGAGTAATCCACGTCCGGTAGGCGGTCGCCTTGTTTCTGCCGCAATTCTCTTTTTTGCACCACTTGCTGTGCTTTGCGTTTTATTAATTTTAAAACGTTTGGTTTTCGGTATTGGTTCTGTGACCGCACTTAATGGCGGTTATCCTTGGGGTTTATGGATTGCCTTTGACTTACTTGTCGGTACAGGATTTGCCTGTGGCGGTTGGGCACTCGCTTGGACCGTGTATATTTTCAATAAAGGGAAATATCACGCTCTTGTTCGCCCAGCATTGCTTGCAAGTTTATTCGGCTATTCCCTTGGTGGTTTATCTATCACCATTGATATGGGGCGTTATTGGCATTTACCGTATTTCTACATTCCAGGGCAGTTCAACACGAATTCCGTTCTATTTGAAACGGCATTTTGTATGACGGTGTATATCATCGTGGTGACCCTAGAATTTGCCCCTGTATGGCTTGGTTTCTTCGGCTTGAAAAAATGGTTTAATAAACTGAATAAAATCATGTTTTTCATTATTGCCTTGGGTGCCTTGTTACCAATGATGCACCAATCTTCAATGGGTTCCTTGATGATTGTAGCTGGTCACAAAGTCCATCCGGTATGGCAAAGCTATGAAGCACTACCAATTCTCTCCTTGCTGACAGCTTTCATTATGGGCTTCTCTATTGTGATTTTTGAGGGTTCTTTAGTTAAAGCGGGTCTTGCAGGAAAAACACCAGATGAACGTCATTTATTTACTCAATTGGCACGCGTTACCGCTGGATTAATTTTCTGTTTCTTAGCGGTGCGTTTTGGTGAGTTGATTTATCACGACAAACTGCAAATGGTTGTAGGTTTCGATAAATTAACTAAATTTGAAGCATGGATGTTCTGGATGGAAGTCTGGTTGATGGTATTACCGTTACTGACCCTCTTCCTCGGGGAGAAAAAATCAGATTCCCGTTGGTTATTTATTTCGGCATTAAGCATGTTACTCGGTGCAGCATTATGGCGTATGAACTACTCGCTTATCATGTATAATCCGGGCAACGGCTATCAATATTTCCCATCTGCGGAAGAATTGCTTATTTCAATCGGTTTCGTATCTATTGAAGTATGTGCCTATATTTTAATCATTCGTTTATTCCCTGTATTACCGGTATTTAAAGAAAAACATACCGAAGACTCAGAAAAAATTATTGCCGAAAAAGCGGCATTCAGCAAAAAAGTTAGCGGAGCAGAATAA
- the hybC gene encoding hydrogenase 2 large subunit → MSEKKRISIDPITRIEGHLRIDCEIENGVVTNAWSSGTMWRGMENIVKGADPRDAWMIMQRICGVCTTVHAIISVRAVEDAIGAKVPVNAQYIRNMILAAHSIHDHIVHFYQLSAMDWVDITAALKADPEKAADMLKGVSTWSLNSANEFRNVQKKIQALVDSGQLGIFANGYFGHAAMKLPPEVNLIAVAHYLQALECQRDANRVVALLGSKTPHIQNLAIGGVANPINLDSQAVLNQERLMFVKACIDRLTDFINQVYKVDAAVFAAYYPEWLSLGKTSGNYLSVPEYPIDADNSKFMLKGGYIENGDLSTFRAIDQQKDEFVVKGIKESGKHAWYEDDEPLEPWAGLTRPKYTGWQDDGKYSWVKAPTFYGKVVEVGPLAYLMCGLAANDTPTVNHFNELKGIYEKLTGNTLTTDQLHSTLGRIIGRTVHCCAINDILSAQWQMLIDNIAKGDMTAYIKTDIPASGEFRGVGFGEVPRGMLSHWVVIKDGRIENYQAVVPSTWNAGPRNEQDQMGPYELSIIGTPVADPTKPLEVVRTIHSFDPCMSCAVHVVNTENGEVTEVKVL, encoded by the coding sequence ATGTCAGAAAAAAAACGTATCTCAATTGACCCAATTACCCGTATTGAGGGTCATTTACGTATTGATTGCGAAATTGAAAACGGTGTTGTCACCAATGCTTGGTCTTCTGGTACCATGTGGCGAGGTATGGAAAATATCGTAAAAGGTGCCGACCCACGTGATGCATGGATGATTATGCAACGTATTTGTGGCGTATGTACCACTGTACACGCGATTATCAGCGTACGTGCTGTAGAAGATGCTATAGGCGCTAAAGTTCCCGTCAATGCACAGTATATTCGTAACATGATTCTTGCTGCCCACAGCATTCACGACCATATCGTACATTTCTATCAACTCTCCGCGATGGACTGGGTGGATATCACCGCTGCACTAAAAGCAGATCCTGAAAAAGCGGCAGATATGCTAAAAGGTGTCTCTACATGGTCATTAAACAGTGCTAACGAATTCCGCAACGTACAGAAAAAAATCCAAGCATTAGTGGACAGCGGACAACTTGGTATTTTCGCTAACGGTTATTTTGGTCATGCAGCAATGAAACTTCCACCAGAAGTCAACCTCATTGCCGTTGCACACTATTTGCAAGCTCTTGAATGTCAACGTGATGCTAACCGCGTGGTGGCATTACTCGGTAGTAAAACACCACATATTCAAAACTTAGCGATTGGTGGCGTAGCAAACCCAATTAACTTAGATTCCCAAGCAGTACTAAACCAAGAACGCCTCATGTTTGTGAAAGCGTGTATCGATCGCTTAACTGACTTTATCAACCAAGTGTATAAAGTAGATGCAGCAGTATTTGCGGCTTACTATCCTGAATGGTTAAGTTTAGGTAAAACATCGGGTAACTACTTATCTGTGCCAGAATACCCAATTGATGCAGATAACTCTAAATTCATGTTAAAAGGTGGTTATATCGAAAATGGTGATTTATCGACTTTCCGTGCAATCGACCAACAAAAAGACGAGTTTGTTGTAAAAGGTATTAAAGAAAGTGGTAAACACGCTTGGTACGAAGATGATGAGCCATTAGAACCTTGGGCGGGCTTAACTCGTCCGAAATATACCGGCTGGCAAGATGATGGTAAATACTCTTGGGTAAAAGCACCAACCTTCTACGGTAAAGTTGTCGAAGTGGGTCCTCTCGCCTATTTAATGTGTGGTTTGGCTGCGAATGACACGCCAACTGTCAACCACTTCAATGAATTAAAAGGCATTTATGAAAAATTGACTGGTAACACGTTAACTACCGATCAATTACATTCTACCCTTGGACGTATTATCGGTCGTACCGTGCATTGCTGTGCGATCAACGACATTTTAAGCGCTCAATGGCAAATGCTCATTGATAATATCGCTAAAGGTGATATGACGGCGTATATCAAAACAGATATTCCAGCAAGCGGTGAATTCCGTGGTGTTGGTTTCGGTGAGGTACCACGTGGTATGCTTTCTCACTGGGTTGTCATCAAAGACGGGCGCATTGAAAACTACCAAGCCGTTGTACCATCTACATGGAATGCGGGTCCGCGTAATGAACAAGACCAAATGGGTCCTTATGAGCTTTCCATTATTGGTACACCAGTGGCAGATCCAACTAAACCGTTAGAAGTGGTCAGAACCATTCACTCTTTCGACCCTTGTATGTCCTGTGCCGTACACGTAGTTAATACCGAAAACGGCGAAGTCACTGAAGTGAAGGTGTTGTAA
- a CDS encoding HyaD/HybD family hydrogenase maturation endopeptidase produces the protein MKPLILGVGNILLSDEGVGVRVVQELEKRPEIQPHFDIIDGGTCGMELLDAMANREHLIIVDAVLANKQPGEIVVLHDEQVPTFFSRKISPHQLGICDVLSAMKLTDEFPKHLCLIGIQPESLESGIGLTETIQSVLPKVFETLNQVIKEYGLTPTI, from the coding sequence ATGAAGCCGTTAATTCTTGGCGTCGGAAATATTTTGTTGAGCGATGAAGGTGTCGGTGTGCGCGTGGTGCAGGAGCTTGAAAAACGCCCTGAAATTCAACCGCACTTTGACATCATCGATGGTGGTACTTGTGGCATGGAATTACTGGATGCGATGGCAAACCGCGAGCATTTGATTATTGTCGATGCCGTGCTTGCTAATAAACAGCCAGGTGAGATTGTCGTGTTACATGACGAGCAAGTGCCCACCTTTTTCTCTCGCAAAATTTCGCCACATCAACTCGGCATTTGTGATGTACTTTCTGCAATGAAATTAACGGATGAATTTCCCAAACACCTTTGTCTCATCGGCATCCAACCAGAATCGCTAGAATCTGGAATTGGTTTAACGGAAACGATACAAAGCGTGTTACCAAAGGTTTTTGAAACGTTAAATCAAGTCATTAAGGAATACGGCTTAACGCCCACTATTTAG
- the hybE gene encoding hydrogenase-2 assembly chaperone — MYRHEKTPDKKQSFLNVGFANGSEGASKSSGFTSKNPTALLTSVTGFEENPTEIFLAEMQNIVPEMQDLPFYHKGIECFCPKFVLFEDQWIGTVLTPWMMSVVILPGPQQQWEPRELGDKLTVQLPYKALTFTVSSLENVPQYLSCSLHSPLDPNLTNEQAVQLTQDCLRMVLSIPTAQPTFNSDRRNLFKAMIK, encoded by the coding sequence ATGTATCGACACGAAAAAACACCTGACAAAAAGCAAAGCTTTTTGAACGTTGGCTTTGCCAACGGCTCTGAAGGAGCGAGTAAATCTTCAGGATTTACGAGTAAAAACCCTACCGCACTTTTAACCTCTGTTACTGGCTTTGAAGAAAACCCAACGGAGATTTTCCTTGCCGAAATGCAAAACATTGTACCTGAAATGCAAGATCTCCCTTTTTATCACAAAGGCATCGAGTGCTTCTGCCCTAAATTTGTTTTATTCGAAGACCAATGGATCGGCACAGTATTAACCCCGTGGATGATGAGTGTGGTGATTCTACCTGGCCCTCAACAACAATGGGAACCACGTGAATTAGGTGATAAACTCACTGTGCAACTGCCTTACAAAGCACTTACTTTCACCGTTAGTAGTCTTGAAAATGTACCGCAATATTTAAGTTGTTCCTTGCATTCACCGCTCGATCCAAATCTGACTAATGAGCAAGCAGTTCAACTCACACAAGATTGTTTGCGTATGGTTTTATCCATACCAACCGCACAGCCGACATTTAATTCTGATCGCCGTAATCTATTTAAGGCGATGATCAAATAA